The window AGCCGGAGAGGAAAATCATCGAATACCAGATGGGGGAGCGACGTGGGCCGCTGGTGCGCATGGGCGTGGCGGACTTTGTCGATGAGCTCTCCACCGAGTCGCCCGCGCCTGGCGGTGGCAGTGTGGCGGCGCTCGCCGGTGCGTTGGCCGCGGCTCTGGCAGCCATGGTGGCCAACCTGAGCGTGGGCAAAAAGGGATACGAAGGGGTGGCCAGTGAGTTGAAGGAGGTGGCTACCAGGGCACAGGAGCTCAAGGATGCCCTGTTAGCAGCCGTGGACGAAGACACCCGCGCCTTCAATCGCGTGATGGACGCGTTCGCTTTGCCAAAGAACACCGAGGAGCAGAAGCAGGCGCGCCAGGCCGCCATTCAGGAGGCAACCCGCGGCGCAACCCAGGTGCCGCTGCAGGTGATGCAGCATGCGGTACAAGCCTTGGAACTGGCAGCGCCGGTGGCAGAGAAAGGGATGAGCAGTGCTGCCAGCGACGCTGGCGTCTCGGCCCTCATGGCCAGGGCTGCCGTGGAAGCGGCGGCACTCAACGTGCGCATCAATCTTGGCTCGCTGGAGGATCAAGAATTTGTCGCCACAAGCAGGGCCTCTGCAGAGCATCTGGTTACCGTGGCGCGCAGTCTTGCCGAGCGCGTGCTGAGTGCCGTTGAGGGTAAGCTCTCCTGAGGAGCCGCCGCGGATGGACCCCGCCCGCTTCTGGCCAGGCCTCTGTCTGGCGGCTGGCCTCTCGTTCATGGTGGCTGCCTGTCGTCCAGAGGCCCCACAGCTCACCGCGCAGGTGGAGTTGACCGCACCGTGGGTGCTGGATAGCTTGCGGGCCATGCCCGGCGTGCGCGTCGTGGCAGTGGAGGAGCGGAGTGCGTTGGTGCGCCTCAACGAGCGCCAGTTCCTGAGGCTGAGCCGGCGCGGGTATGAGCTGGCGCTGGTTGTCCCTCTGCGCCAAGCACCCCAGATCCCGTCCTGGTATCCGCAGCGTGCGCAGGTGGAAAGTCGGCTGGAGGCACTGGCAGACTCATTTCCTCAATTGGCACTCCGAGTGCAGATTGGAAGGGCCCCGGCAGGCCACCCTGCAATTTGGGCGCTCAAGATTTCCGACAATCCTGCCAGCGAGGAAGACGAACCGGCCGCCATTTTCTATGGGGGTCTTCACGCCCAGGAGGCGCTCGGGGTGATGGCCTGCCTGCGCCTGGCAGAGAGCCTGTGCTCCCGCTACCATGCAGATAGCAGCTTGCGGAGCCTCGTGGACAATGCCGAGATTTGGGTCTTGCCTCTGCTGAATCCCGAAGGCTACGAGCTGGTGCTGAGCCGGCGGATTGCGTTTCCCTGGTGGCGCAAGAACGTGCGGGACAACAACGGCAACGGCATCTTCGAGCCGGCGTATGATGGGGTGGACCTCAATCGCAATTTCGGTTTCAACTGGGAAACAGGAGGCAGTGGCGATCCCGGCAGCTGGTACTATCGGGGCCCGCAGCCGTTTTCGGAGTGGGAGACTGCGGCCGTGGAGAGCCTGGCGGTGGCGCGGCGCTTCGTGGTGGGCATCAGCTTCCACAGTCATGGGCGGAAAGTGCTCTACCCCTGGAGCAACGCCCCTGAGCCACCCGATGCCAAACTGCTCAAGGAAATGGCCCAATCCCTGGCGAAATCTATGCGGGCAAGCGGCGGGCACTACGAGGCGCTTCCCCTCAATGGGCAGTCAGGGCAGAGCTCGGTGTGGCTCTACGGTGCCTTGGGGACGCTAGACTTTACCGTGGAGCTGGGAACCGAGTACTTCCCTGAGGCGTCAGATGCGGAAAAGGAGTTGCGCGGTGCAGTGCAGGCCGCCATTGGCTTGCTTGCGCGACTCGCCGGTCCTGGCGTTCGTGGGCAGGTGGTGGATGCGGCTACAAAGACGCCGCTCCATGCCCACGTCGCTGTCGCAAATCTTGACAATGACGCTGTTTGGCCGCGCATGACAGACCCGAAGACTGGCCGGTTCTATCGGCTGCTGGAACCAGGCGTGTACGAGCTGGTCGTGTCCGCCAAAGGGTACCGCCGCAGACGCCTTTCCGTACGCCTCCATGACGGGCCGGCGGTGGACAGGGTGGTCGCGCTGCAAACCGACCAGGGCACCTGAGGGAGCGCTTTTGAGGCCAAGCAAGTCCACAGGAGAGGTCACGCGGGGGAAAGATGCTGCTCCGGTGCGTCTCTTTGATTGCGTCGGCATCGGGGTCTGCGCGGTGGACCACGTGTCGCTCCTGGAGCGCTATCCGCACGCCAACGAGAAGACCGAGGCCCTCGCCTACACGGTGCAAGGAGGAGGGCCGGTGCCGACCGCCTTGGCCACTGCGGCGCGGTGGGGGGCCAGCTGTGCCTACATCGGCAAGGTGGCGAAGGATGCCGAGGGGGATTTCGTGCTGACGCAGCTTGCCCGCTTCGGCGTGGACACCAGCATGGTGGTGCGCTCGCCGCGAGGTTTCACCCCGCGCGCCATGATCTGGGTCGAGCAAGGCACTGGGCAGCGCACCGTGGTGCTCAATCGGCCAGCAGGGCTCGGACTCAGGCTGCGGGAGGTCAGGCGCACGCAGGTGCTCCGTGGCCGCATCCTCCATCTGGACGGCAGGGAGAGCAAAGTGGCCATAGCCGCAGCGCGATGGGCCAG of the candidate division KSB1 bacterium genome contains:
- a CDS encoding PfkB family carbohydrate kinase yields the protein MRPSKSTGEVTRGKDAAPVRLFDCVGIGVCAVDHVSLLERYPHANEKTEALAYTVQGGGPVPTALATAARWGASCAYIGKVAKDAEGDFVLTQLARFGVDTSMVVRSPRGFTPRAMIWVEQGTGQRTVVLNRPAGLGLRLREVRRTQVLRGRILHLDGRESKVAIAAARWARRAGRTVVCDLGSLRDNTELLLQYVDYAVVSTTFVRQLFGDCDLALAAQRLLDFGPRAAVVTAGEQGCWCASNGRLFHQPAFAVTAVDTTGAGDVFHGGFIFGLSRGWELPRVLRWASAAAALKCTKLGGQAGIPTLAEVKKFLVEAERREIVEAHQLAGKAGREPLPSAR
- a CDS encoding M14 family zinc carboxypeptidase, which codes for MDPARFWPGLCLAAGLSFMVAACRPEAPQLTAQVELTAPWVLDSLRAMPGVRVVAVEERSALVRLNERQFLRLSRRGYELALVVPLRQAPQIPSWYPQRAQVESRLEALADSFPQLALRVQIGRAPAGHPAIWALKISDNPASEEDEPAAIFYGGLHAQEALGVMACLRLAESLCSRYHADSSLRSLVDNAEIWVLPLLNPEGYELVLSRRIAFPWWRKNVRDNNGNGIFEPAYDGVDLNRNFGFNWETGGSGDPGSWYYRGPQPFSEWETAAVESLAVARRFVVGISFHSHGRKVLYPWSNAPEPPDAKLLKEMAQSLAKSMRASGGHYEALPLNGQSGQSSVWLYGALGTLDFTVELGTEYFPEASDAEKELRGAVQAAIGLLARLAGPGVRGQVVDAATKTPLHAHVAVANLDNDAVWPRMTDPKTGRFYRLLEPGVYELVVSAKGYRRRRLSVRLHDGPAVDRVVALQTDQGT